The Daucus carota subsp. sativus chromosome 2, DH1 v3.0, whole genome shotgun sequence genome includes a window with the following:
- the LOC108207179 gene encoding uncharacterized protein LOC108207179: MSIVGEPPKRAKIDYAMAFDNADLEKVKFPHDDPLVITSMIGNSSVKRVLVDSGASVDILFYDVYEKMGYVDSQLTLSDMPIYGFNNAETKIEGMIQLPVTMGTEPRQATCLLNFLVIKASSTYNAILGRTGIHAFKAIPSTYHLKIKFPNRNGVGEEVGDQKMARSCYVGALKSGGVWGQVLPIEDLDVREEEERRGKPTEDLIPIPLYTEEPGKVTYVGALLQEDLK, translated from the coding sequence ATGagtatagttggagaacccccgaagcgggcaaaaattgaTTATGCTATGGCGTTCGATAACGCGGACCTTGAGAAGGTGAAGTTCCCTCATGACGATCCTTTAGTGATCACATCAATGATTGGAAACTCGTCCGTAAAAAGAGTACTCGTTGACAGtggagcctcggtggatattttgttctatgatgtaTATGAGAAGATGGGGTATGTTGATTCCCAACTCACACTCTCGGACATGCCCATATATGGTTTCAACAACGCGGAGACGAAAATCGAAGGTATGATCCAACTACCAGTAACAATGGGCACCGAGCCTAGACAGGCCACATGCCTGTTGAACTTTTTGGTCATTAAAGCCTCATCAACCTACAATGCCATCCTTGGAAGGACCGGGATACACGCTTTTAAAGCGATCCCATCCACCTACCACCTGAAGATTAAATTCCCGAATAGGAACGGAGTAGGAGAGGAAGtaggagatcagaaaatggcccgaagtTGTTACGTGGGAGCATTGAAATCCGGAGGAGTTTGGGGGCAAGTATTACCTATAGAGGACCttgatgtccgagaagaagaggaaagaagAGGTAAACCTACAGAGGATCTAATTCCTATCCCACTGTATACTGAGGAACCCGGAAAGGTCACATATGTTGGAGCATTACTCCAGGAAGATTTGAAGTAG